The genomic DNA AAGAGTGCTGACCGCGATCTACGATGAAGCATTGAGGCCGTTTGGCGTCAACGCGTCGCAATTTACGCTGCTGGTGCTGATCATGGAATTTGGGCCGCTTAGCCGCGCCACGCTCGGACGCAAAAACCATCACGACCGCTCGACGCTCACGCGCAACCTTCAGCCCTTAGTCGCTCAGGGATGGGTCGTCGAAGGCATGCCTGGCGACGACGGCCGCAGCCGCCCTCTTTCGCTCACGAAGCAAGGCAAAGCCTTGTTGCACGACGCCGCG from Paraburkholderia terrae includes the following:
- a CDS encoding MarR family winged helix-turn-helix transcriptional regulator — protein: MTSDHRHATCANVSRKIAQSCLLTRTRQISRVLTAIYDEALRPFGVNASQFTLLVLIMEFGPLSRATLGRKNHHDRSTLTRNLQPLVAQGWVVEGMPGDDGRSRPLSLTKQGKALLHDAASAWSAAQSKAQSLLGEAGANALMGIAGDLPNRIS